One part of the bacterium genome encodes these proteins:
- a CDS encoding AAA family ATPase — EKLTMIGPTIEALRGLMAGIISNTPVYLMAVTGVGKNAMLRYLANLTGTPLYRINFGKETDEAQLYGHFEVEVFINEKGEKKKRIVIQDGKMIEAIKNGGWCLWDEANLASEAFLVAQNDVVQQLRSGKVRVRQGGKIVEIPVHPNFRQFAAGNPEGYGGRKPTEKSFGSRWLKVAVREFRVEEQQAILNEEFADSLSEESADHIPQVLHALKIAAGGEVVTLRTLKRVARRIAESESPPFEKGGQGGFEGRGPSIWTRDEQGQPQLTQAGMLAFAQAMEAEVLDGLSGERYQNAVEALEKALARGEQKVAEYLGQSLEEDEFFEEIQAYQRVVRSNQKKEVTECSNWEDLVPVATTLKYAAKVLDSLRRGDNVLLEGPPAVSKSSIPKWLGKLLGQDVVEATGSPDHSSAEMVGMPTIDELGNLVFQQGYILKALREGSILILNEANLIPPEVLERLNSLLDDDKMLMVTENGAKVPVKADPNFRIIFTQNPAEMQGGRKAHSPALENKFRKIFIRDTFSKAELERIVAHELAKRLGTKVPPPTPPRGKPETGPKPPEEPPVEIPLAAMPATIPTGMSGGLTLSASSSAPSFTMAAVRRSLASVFDRKKRKKAENEKVDPRDLADAEQVATEATKKIQQEIEAAIQTFMREQGRTLENLGSLAAMRRVRVEVDTSGKVDIAAMDLDRGVMLVNPLAALELSPRQIAAVAIHEGGHGAISRIGDGFFYEKKSRHLLNNCLEDPRVNDYMTGRLPGSRSDFISLYEKFFPDPQKIQKAKEEGETEPLGALPHEEFAHGFIDLWANGRVTEHVQNPKVREALERLAPVARKIWATRPDPYHPREREVIAKQNEVFELIKKHILPDYEKLYQESLEQLKEELKQRGGRGRPGGPGQAGGQQGGGRSSIDEDDLDEEAKKLLEERAGELAERLEPQNTSPQRQREIDRARRRGQNEDPKGKGKGAYQEKDFRPYDQKTFADLLKERAGRKKDTEAFYDKHPHRRYFDPIRKVAQEVGEILKQVLHLNADYEHQGPYISGTKLDVRRAVQSILHDELGILSEEDLKLFLRKKYPTRRSHGFILLLDESGSMKDEKAQAAALQAMALFQYVMEQLRTDYAVAGFHDTADIHKAFEETIRGEKQQDAFMQELESSGGGGTNDLEGLKLSDNLFQGRDNDEKTVIVVTDGQGVAETAAYVKEMESRGITVIAIGIGPGTEKVGEVYKNFYHSHDFRDLPKTLLRILVKRLI, encoded by the coding sequence GAGAAGCTCACCATGATCGGCCCGACCATCGAAGCCCTCCGTGGTTTGATGGCCGGCATCATCTCCAACACTCCGGTTTATCTCATGGCCGTCACCGGCGTCGGCAAGAACGCCATGCTCCGTTACCTGGCCAATCTGACCGGCACTCCCTTGTACCGGATCAACTTCGGCAAGGAGACCGACGAAGCCCAACTCTACGGCCACTTCGAGGTCGAGGTCTTTATCAACGAAAAGGGCGAGAAGAAGAAGCGGATCGTCATCCAAGACGGCAAGATGATCGAGGCCATCAAGAACGGCGGTTGGTGCTTATGGGACGAGGCCAATCTCGCTTCCGAGGCCTTCCTGGTCGCCCAGAACGACGTCGTCCAGCAATTAAGATCGGGCAAGGTTCGAGTGAGGCAGGGCGGCAAGATCGTCGAGATCCCGGTCCATCCCAACTTTAGGCAATTCGCCGCCGGCAATCCCGAAGGCTACGGCGGCCGGAAGCCGACCGAGAAGAGCTTCGGCAGCCGTTGGCTGAAGGTCGCGGTCCGGGAGTTTAGGGTTGAGGAGCAGCAGGCGATCTTGAACGAGGAGTTCGCCGATTCGCTCTCGGAAGAATCGGCGGACCATATTCCCCAAGTCCTCCATGCCTTAAAGATCGCCGCCGGCGGCGAAGTCGTGACCCTTCGAACCCTGAAGCGAGTGGCAAGACGGATCGCCGAATCCGAATCACCCCCCTTTGAAAAAGGGGGGCAGGGGGGATTTGAAGGCCGCGGCCCAAGCATCTGGACCCGGGACGAGCAAGGCCAGCCTCAGCTAACCCAAGCCGGCATGCTGGCTTTCGCTCAAGCCATGGAAGCCGAGGTCTTGGATGGCTTGAGTGGCGAGCGCTATCAAAACGCCGTCGAGGCCCTGGAAAAGGCCTTGGCCCGGGGCGAACAGAAAGTCGCCGAATACCTAGGCCAGTCTCTCGAGGAAGACGAGTTCTTCGAAGAGATCCAAGCTTATCAAAGGGTCGTCCGCTCGAACCAAAAGAAAGAAGTCACCGAGTGTAGCAATTGGGAAGACTTGGTGCCGGTCGCTACCACTTTGAAATATGCCGCCAAGGTCCTCGATTCCTTAAGAAGAGGGGACAACGTCTTGCTCGAAGGACCGCCGGCGGTCTCCAAGTCCTCGATCCCCAAATGGCTGGGCAAGCTCCTTGGTCAAGACGTCGTCGAAGCCACCGGCAGCCCCGATCACAGCTCGGCCGAGATGGTCGGGATGCCGACCATCGACGAGCTGGGGAACCTGGTCTTCCAACAGGGCTACATCCTCAAAGCTTTACGCGAAGGATCGATCTTAATTCTCAATGAAGCCAACCTGATTCCGCCCGAGGTCCTGGAACGGCTCAACTCCCTGCTCGACGACGACAAGATGCTGATGGTGACCGAAAATGGCGCCAAGGTCCCGGTCAAGGCCGATCCCAACTTCCGCATCATCTTCACCCAGAATCCGGCCGAGATGCAGGGCGGGCGCAAGGCTCATTCGCCGGCCTTGGAGAACAAGTTCCGCAAGATCTTCATTCGCGACACCTTTAGCAAGGCGGAGCTGGAAAGGATCGTCGCCCATGAGCTGGCCAAGCGCTTGGGAACCAAAGTCCCGCCTCCGACTCCGCCCCGTGGCAAACCGGAAACCGGTCCGAAACCGCCCGAGGAGCCTCCCGTCGAGATTCCCTTGGCGGCGATGCCGGCCACCATTCCCACGGGCATGTCGGGCGGCTTGACCCTATCGGCCTCCTCTTCGGCGCCTTCCTTCACGATGGCAGCCGTGAGAAGAAGCTTAGCCAGCGTCTTCGACCGAAAGAAGAGAAAAAAGGCCGAGAACGAGAAGGTCGATCCGCGGGATCTGGCCGATGCCGAGCAGGTGGCCACCGAAGCTACCAAAAAGATCCAACAGGAGATCGAGGCCGCCATCCAAACCTTCATGCGCGAGCAGGGGCGGACCTTGGAAAATTTAGGCTCGCTGGCCGCCATGCGCCGGGTTCGGGTCGAAGTCGACACCTCCGGCAAGGTCGATATCGCGGCGATGGACTTGGACCGTGGCGTCATGTTGGTCAATCCGCTGGCTGCATTGGAGCTGAGCCCCCGCCAGATCGCGGCGGTCGCCATCCACGAAGGCGGTCATGGGGCGATCAGCCGGATTGGCGACGGTTTCTTCTACGAAAAGAAATCCCGCCATCTTCTGAACAATTGTCTGGAAGACCCTCGGGTCAACGACTACATGACCGGGCGGCTGCCCGGCTCGCGAAGTGACTTCATCTCCCTCTATGAAAAATTCTTCCCCGATCCCCAGAAGATTCAAAAAGCGAAAGAGGAGGGCGAAACCGAGCCCCTCGGAGCCTTACCTCACGAAGAGTTCGCCCATGGCTTCATCGATCTTTGGGCCAATGGTCGGGTGACCGAGCACGTGCAAAACCCAAAAGTCCGCGAAGCCTTGGAAAGACTGGCTCCGGTGGCCCGAAAAATCTGGGCGACCCGTCCCGACCCCTATCACCCGCGGGAACGTGAGGTTATCGCCAAGCAAAACGAGGTCTTCGAACTGATCAAAAAGCACATCCTCCCCGATTACGAGAAGCTCTACCAAGAATCGCTCGAACAATTGAAGGAAGAGTTGAAGCAGCGGGGCGGGCGAGGGCGGCCCGGCGGCCCCGGCCAAGCCGGGGGGCAACAAGGAGGCGGCCGCTCGAGCATCGACGAGGACGATCTGGACGAGGAGGCCAAGAAGCTGCTCGAGGAAAGAGCCGGCGAGCTGGCCGAGCGCCTCGAGCCGCAAAACACCTCGCCCCAGCGCCAGCGGGAGATCGACCGGGCCCGTCGCCGGGGGCAAAACGAGGACCCCAAGGGGAAAGGCAAGGGCGCTTATCAGGAAAAAGATTTCCGGCCCTACGACCAAAAGACCTTCGCCGATCTCCTGAAGGAGCGGGCGGGCCGCAAAAAGGACACCGAGGCCTTCTACGACAAGCATCCTCATCGCCGTTACTTCGATCCGATCCGGAAGGTGGCCCAGGAGGTGGGAGAGATCCTCAAGCAGGTCCTCCACCTGAACGCCGATTACGAACACCAGGGACCCTATATCTCGGGAACCAAGCTCGACGTCCGCCGGGCGGTCCAATCCATCCTCCACGACGAGCTGGGCATCTTGAGCGAGGAGGATTTGAAGCTGTTCCTGCGCAAGAAGTATCCGACCCGCCGCTCCCACGGCTTCATCCTGCTGCTCGACGAGTCGGGCTCGATGAAGGACGAAAAGGCCCAAGCGGCGGCCCTCCAGGCCATGGCCCTGTTCCAATACGTCATGGAGCAGCTTCGCACCGATTACGCCGTGGCCGGCTTCCACGACACCGCCGACATCCATAAGGCCTTTGAGGAGACGATTCGCGGCGAGAAGCAGCAAGACGCCTTCATGCAGGAGCTGGAATCCTCCGGCGGCGGAGGAACCAACGACTTGGAGGGCTTGAAACTCTCCGACAACCTCTTCCAGGGCCGGGACAACGACGAAAAGACCGTCATCGTCGTCACCGACGGGCAGGGCGTCGCCGAGACCGCCGCCTACGTCAAGGAGATGGAAAGCCGGGGGATCACCGTCATCGCCATCGGGATCGGCCCCGGCACCGAGAAGGTCGGCGAGGTCTACAAGAATTTCTACCACAGCCACGACTTCCGCGACCTGCCCAAGACCCTGCTGCGGATCCTGGTCAAGCGCTTGATTTAA
- a CDS encoding fatty acid desaturase has translation MSFLKKIQWLTLPFLSLTLLCSILGLALYIPRHGVHPLEPIVTAVFVFVVAMVVSGGYHRYFAHKTFQCHPALKLFYLIVGAAAFQQSALVWAADHRMHHRYVDSDKDPYNIKKGFWYAHVGWVLTQDPAHRNRLAEIAPDLVADKWVMWQHRYWIWLSLPLALGLPLALGWMIDRPFGMLLWAGVLRAVITHHTTFTINSVAHKFGTQPYSDSNSARDVWWLAPILCGENYHNYHHRFQSDYRNGIRWYHWDPTKWALWLLSHTPLVKELRRAPTAAILKARLEMDWKRLAAKAHPHPGEFWQPVLEKLQGMKAGLESAVELYSKARKDFAEFKADVANRSRESLRQAKEALREKELSLKQQMNEWRRATRLAYQALSGSGSLSA, from the coding sequence ATGTCGTTCCTCAAAAAGATCCAATGGCTGACCCTTCCATTCCTCTCGCTCACGCTGCTCTGCAGCATTTTGGGCTTGGCTCTTTACATCCCGCGTCACGGGGTGCATCCGCTCGAGCCCATCGTGACCGCGGTCTTCGTCTTCGTGGTGGCGATGGTGGTCTCCGGCGGCTATCACCGCTACTTCGCCCATAAGACCTTCCAGTGCCATCCGGCCCTCAAGCTCTTCTACCTGATCGTCGGGGCGGCGGCTTTCCAGCAGTCGGCCCTGGTCTGGGCGGCCGACCACCGGATGCACCATCGCTACGTCGACAGCGACAAGGATCCCTACAATATCAAGAAGGGCTTTTGGTACGCCCACGTCGGCTGGGTTCTGACCCAGGACCCGGCTCACCGCAACCGGCTGGCCGAGATCGCCCCCGACTTAGTCGCCGACAAATGGGTGATGTGGCAGCACCGCTATTGGATTTGGCTTTCGCTGCCCCTGGCCCTCGGCCTCCCGCTGGCCCTGGGCTGGATGATCGACCGGCCTTTCGGCATGCTGCTGTGGGCCGGCGTCCTGCGGGCGGTGATCACCCATCACACCACCTTCACGATCAACTCGGTGGCCCACAAATTCGGCACTCAGCCCTACAGCGACTCCAACTCGGCCCGCGACGTTTGGTGGCTGGCTCCCATCCTCTGCGGCGAGAACTACCACAACTATCACCATCGCTTTCAGAGCGATTACCGCAACGGGATTCGCTGGTACCACTGGGATCCCACCAAGTGGGCGCTTTGGCTGCTCTCGCACACGCCCTTGGTGAAGGAATTGCGCCGGGCGCCGACCGCGGCGATCCTGAAGGCCCGTTTGGAGATGGATTGGAAGCGGCTCGCCGCCAAGGCCCATCCCCATCCCGGCGAATTCTGGCAACCCGTTCTCGAGAAGCTCCAGGGGATGAAGGCCGGCCTGGAGAGCGCCGTCGAGCTCTACTCCAAAGCCCGGAAGGACTTCGCCGAGTTCAAGGCCGACGTGGCCAACCGCTCGCGCGAATCGCTGCGCCAAGCCAAGGAGGCCTTGCGCGAGAAGGAATTGAGCCTAAAACAGCAGATGAACGAATGGCGGCGGGCGACCCGGCTCGCTTACCAAGCCCTCTCCGGATCGGGGAGTCTCAGCGCGTAG
- the shc gene encoding squalene--hopene cyclase, translated as MSTPHPAQRTLVPSLDPQSKPSVFQAIERAQKLLLSHQFSAGYWWYTLEANETIGAEYLFLREFLGIADGQISQALCRRMLTQQRRDGSWALYYDGPGDLSTTVECYWALKMSGYPVDHPAMVSARDFIRSRGGPTKVRVFTKIHMAMFGLAPWSAAPAMPYILMMLPKWAPINIYEFSSWARACIVPLLVVLNEKPVHNLSIDLEELYIENPEARDWSISIGEDWFSLGKVFLNLDKVLKNIEKIKLPKFRRASAIKRCEKYLREHIEKTEDIYPALAYGAIALKILGHGLEDPIVAKALKALYSFQQLTEAELAQIPREWRAADLQAREPVLHQQCCISPVWDTPWAGVALVDSGLDPGHAALRKAAEWLKSKQITSVRGDWSVKNKRAKPGGWSFEFQNEYFPDVDDTIEVLSLFHKLGLSTEDFKKSFDLGLHWLMSMQSKNGGWAAFDVDNTLDLVNRIPFSDHGACLDPPTPDITGRMLEFLALIGHRREDSAVRRAVNFIYREQLECGAWEGRWGVNYLYGTWCVLQGLAAIGEDMNDPRIQRARAWLVAAQNHDGGWGESCRGYLEDRFTPLPHSVPSQTAWALMGLIAAGGADISVERGVEFLLQRQNRHGCWDEREYTGTGFPGHFYIRYHGYRHYFPLLALGKYRALSS; from the coding sequence ATGTCGACCCCCCATCCGGCCCAGCGGACCTTGGTTCCGTCCCTGGATCCGCAGTCCAAGCCCTCGGTCTTTCAGGCCATCGAGCGCGCCCAAAAGCTCCTGCTTTCGCACCAGTTTAGCGCCGGTTATTGGTGGTACACGCTCGAAGCCAACGAGACCATCGGCGCCGAATACCTCTTTTTAAGGGAGTTTCTCGGCATCGCCGATGGCCAGATCAGCCAAGCCCTTTGCCGCCGGATGCTGACCCAACAGCGCCGGGACGGTTCCTGGGCCCTCTATTATGATGGCCCCGGCGATCTCAGCACCACGGTCGAATGTTATTGGGCCCTCAAGATGAGCGGCTATCCGGTCGACCATCCGGCCATGGTCTCGGCCCGGGATTTCATCCGCAGCCGCGGCGGCCCGACCAAGGTCCGGGTCTTCACCAAGATTCACATGGCCATGTTCGGTTTGGCCCCTTGGTCGGCGGCGCCGGCCATGCCCTATATTTTGATGATGCTGCCCAAATGGGCCCCCATCAATATCTATGAGTTCAGCTCCTGGGCCCGGGCCTGCATCGTTCCGCTGCTCGTCGTCCTTAATGAAAAGCCTGTACATAACCTGTCGATCGACCTGGAGGAGCTTTACATTGAGAACCCCGAGGCCCGCGATTGGTCGATTTCGATCGGCGAGGACTGGTTTTCTTTAGGTAAAGTCTTCTTGAATCTCGATAAGGTATTAAAAAACATAGAGAAAATTAAATTACCAAAGTTTCGGCGAGCCTCCGCCATCAAGCGTTGCGAGAAGTACCTTCGGGAACACATCGAAAAGACGGAGGATATCTACCCGGCTTTAGCTTACGGCGCGATCGCCTTGAAGATCTTGGGCCATGGCCTGGAAGACCCCATCGTCGCCAAGGCCCTCAAGGCTCTCTACTCCTTTCAACAGCTCACCGAGGCCGAGCTGGCCCAGATTCCCCGGGAATGGCGGGCCGCCGACCTCCAAGCGCGGGAGCCGGTGTTGCACCAGCAATGCTGCATCTCGCCGGTCTGGGACACGCCTTGGGCCGGCGTGGCCTTGGTCGACAGCGGGCTCGATCCGGGGCATGCGGCCCTGCGCAAGGCCGCCGAGTGGCTCAAGTCCAAGCAGATCACCTCGGTGCGCGGTGATTGGTCGGTGAAGAACAAGCGGGCCAAGCCCGGCGGCTGGTCTTTCGAGTTCCAGAACGAGTATTTCCCCGATGTCGACGACACCATCGAGGTCTTGAGCCTCTTCCATAAGCTCGGCCTTTCCACCGAGGACTTCAAGAAGTCCTTTGACTTGGGGCTCCATTGGCTGATGAGCATGCAGTCCAAGAACGGCGGCTGGGCCGCCTTCGACGTCGACAACACCCTCGATTTGGTGAACCGCATCCCCTTCTCCGACCACGGCGCCTGCCTCGATCCGCCGACGCCCGACATCACCGGCCGGATGCTCGAGTTCCTGGCCTTGATCGGTCATCGGCGCGAGGACTCGGCGGTCCGGCGGGCGGTGAATTTCATTTACCGGGAGCAGCTCGAATGCGGCGCCTGGGAAGGCCGCTGGGGCGTGAACTATCTCTACGGGACTTGGTGCGTGCTCCAGGGCTTGGCCGCCATCGGCGAGGATATGAACGATCCCCGCATCCAGAGGGCCCGGGCCTGGCTGGTCGCGGCCCAGAACCACGACGGCGGCTGGGGCGAGTCCTGCCGCGGCTATCTCGAGGACCGCTTCACTCCCCTGCCCCATTCGGTGCCTTCGCAGACCGCCTGGGCCTTGATGGGATTGATCGCCGCCGGCGGCGCCGATATCTCGGTCGAACGAGGCGTCGAATTCCTGCTCCAACGGCAAAACCGGCACGGCTGCTGGGATGAAAGGGAATACACCGGCACCGGCTTTCCCGGACATTTCTACATCCGTTATCACGGTTATCGGCACTACTTCCCGCTCTTGGCCTTGGGGAAATACCGCGCACTGTCATCCTGA
- a CDS encoding FKBP-type peptidyl-prolyl cis-trans isomerase — MWKSTVLIFSLSLLILGAWRLARAADKAPPATPAVAPKAAVYQTTPSGLKYRDIVVGKGAKPTVGRQIQAHYTGKLTDGTVFDSSIPRGQPISFIIGVGQVIKGWDEGLSTMKVGGKRELLIPPDLAYGAAGRPPKIPPNSTLVFEVELVGAE, encoded by the coding sequence ATGTGGAAATCGACCGTCTTGATTTTTTCCTTGAGCCTGCTGATCCTCGGCGCCTGGCGCCTCGCCCGTGCCGCCGACAAGGCGCCGCCGGCGACTCCGGCCGTGGCTCCCAAAGCCGCCGTCTACCAAACCACGCCCTCGGGTCTGAAATACCGTGACATCGTGGTGGGGAAGGGCGCCAAGCCAACGGTCGGCCGCCAGATCCAAGCCCACTATACCGGCAAGCTAACCGACGGCACCGTCTTCGACAGCTCGATTCCCCGCGGCCAACCCATCTCGTTCATCATCGGCGTCGGCCAGGTGATCAAGGGCTGGGACGAAGGCCTTTCGACGATGAAGGTCGGCGGAAAGCGCGAGCTGCTGATTCCGCCGGATCTGGCCTATGGCGCCGCCGGCCGTCCGCCCAAGATTCCGCCCAATTCGACGCTCGTTTTTGAAGTTGAACTGGTAGGGGCGGAATAG